Within Rattus rattus isolate New Zealand chromosome 12, Rrattus_CSIRO_v1, whole genome shotgun sequence, the genomic segment TAATTCTGAGTACTTTTAGCTACCAGCTAGGGGCCAGTGAGGGGTTCATTAGGGAAGGGAATTACAGAACACTGGCAATATGGAAGTGGCTTAGGCAAGGTTATCTTACCCTGACCTCCTCCTCTCTAGCCACATTTTCCTTTAAACAGTTTCCTTACTGTTTTTGATAGTAGTTCCttactgtttttttaaacatttatttatttattatgtatacatcatacagctttctgcctgcatgtatgtacctgcaggccagtagagggcaccagacctgattatagatggttttgagccaccatgtggttgctgggagttgaactcaggacctctggaagagcagtcagtgctcttaacctctgagccatctctccagcccccttactGTTTTTGATAGTGCCTCCGCCCCCACTTTGACTGAGAAAGGGTCCTGATGAATACAAATTATTCTTCTGAAAGAGTGGCCTTCTCTGATGTTTTACAAGACCTACTTCATACATATGGTCTGATTTGATTGCAGTCTTTGGACTTAAAAACAAgtggaataaaacaaacaaacaaacaaacaaaatacagacTTTTTTCTCCTAGGTGTGAGCATGCTCTTAGTCAGCAAGCTAGAGAATGTGCTATACTATTAATAAAGACTGGTGATCTGCAATGTTCTTATATCAACTATTTCAATATGAAGGGTTGAAAAGGAGGAATAATGGGGGGGTAGTTTACATGGAGAGGAAAGTAGAAACATAGAACAGAGGAATTTATAAGGGGAGAAATAGCTAACACTAATGATGTTTAAAAAGACCACATCATGGATGGAGAGATGTTTCTGCAATTAAGAGcttctgctgctcttgcagaggacttttTCTAGCACCCTTGTGATCGATATCaatcatctggaactccagttctagaggatccattgccctcttctggtctctgtcaaCCACAAGTGGAACATACACAAGCAGGCACATGTATCaagtaaaatgaaatcaaaacatattttaagaaattcaaattttaaaaaagaaaaggcccttggaaacttgttttacatgcttcaaatacatatatacaaatatacacatatgtaaattatatatacatatcatagaaacacataaaaattttagTTGAAATTATTGTACCCAAAGATCTTTGAGCTTTGCTATATCTTTTATATAGACTTTATCTATTCACTGAAACAGccaactttatatttatttgtttttgctaaGTGTTTACTCTCTTATCCGATACTTCAATTCATTGGTCTTATCGTAACCATGTAACTTTGGGGATAAACTGGTGTGCCTTAAAGAATAGTTTCCAACTTTGATATTTTGAACACTGGAGTTAAATGGAAATATCTTTATGAAtttgttttgtcttcctcttctaGGAAGGTCCAGCCATTCCATTTTCTCTGAGGAACACCACTTCATCATGACAGTGCCTCCCAGTTTAAATAAAGGAGACACACAGAAAGTTCTCCTTGCAACTCTGAGGAGGATGTTCAGCCTTTTAATAACTCCCACTGCAAGTAGATTGCAGGACCGAATCACTCACCTCCTAAATGTCACTGCCTTCTAGAGGCTTCTATATCAAGACAggagaaaatatatattcaagtTCCTGGCTACAAATGCTTGCCAAGACCATCATGATTTCAGAAGACTTACACATTTTTAAGATGCGGTGAATCATATGCTGACTGCATAGCTGGTATGTAGATTAAAAATCAGCTATTATGATAAAGATCTTGAGAGCAAATTGTAGCCTGTGTCTTCTGGAAACAAAAGTGGCCACTTGTGTTTATTAACTCTATAAAGTGTAATTggatatataataaagaaaaagcatatatatagatatatatatctatatatatgaaaaaagaagTCAGACTATTCTACCTCAGAGTGATTAGAGTTGTCTGTCTAGAGATGAAGTGAATAAGAATCCTTACTTATGGTGATTGTGAGCATAGTTTTCATCATAATTAAATTTTTGTCATGGAAGTATGAGAATGAGCAAAATATGGAAgccaaaccttttaaaaataaattaaatcattttgtaCGAAAGAAAATTTAATTAGTTTGATAGCATAGCATTGAATCACTAAAAGCAAGATTAGAAATTTTTGTTGCATGATGTATCAATGGATactaataaaattaaacaaaagatcATTTCTgagcaacatttttattttcaattccaGAAATGTCTTTGCTGTTACTCAGGAGCTATGCTAAGAGCTTTAAATAAATCATCTAATTTAACTCTCACAGTTAAAGAGGTCAGCAGGTAAAAAGGCTACTGAGATATGATCTTGACCAAAAAACATTATTGCCACTTATAACTGCTGAGTGATGGTTCCATTTTAAGAATTCTACAATTTTGTCATCTAAAAAATTTAGCAATGTTTATTAATCATGAAAAGGGAAATTAAATATGTGCACTTAAACAATATGcaaatatactttctttttcatGAGAAAACAGGAAGCTACTTACATGAAAACCAGTACTAATGGTAATGGCTTAAATTTGGGCATTGATAGTCCAGTAACAGTGAAAGACAAAACAGTGAGGAAGATTGTAGTTTGGAGAGTACAGATCTTTTATATAGCATGTAAGATGTGAACTTATGGTTTTATTCCCTTTTGTCATCTTCCTACTTCTAAATGGGCTATGGAGTAAGTCACAACTACACCGGACatattatttcttctctgaaggCAGAAGATATAGTGAATGGGAATTTTGTGTTAAGTGCTCAAAAGGGATGCCAAATATTTTGAGAGATTTGACTtaaattttattaagatttattctCTGGCTAGACCATCATAACACTACTTTAACTGTAGGCACATGGTTAAACTGTAATTCAGAAAGAGACCACTTTCAATGTTGTTCATTGAATTGATACATTGGTATTGGCAGAggattaaatctctctctctctttctctctctctctctctctctcttaatctgCAATCAAAAGAGATTTCAATCCTAGTCTCTGATTTTCATGTTACACTTGTAATATGTGTTtgcattgctttttaaaacaattttgagCATCGCTAGAAGTAaattaatgaaagagaaataaatagtgAAATCAGagtttattgattctatttccatttgagCATCCTCTGAGTTTATGACAAAGACTTCATTCTTTTCGAACTCTATTAATATCAAGAATAACTTAAATGTTACTATAGAAAGACACTTTAGCTTTCTTGGCACAGATCCACCTTGtttcatatacatatttaaatttaaatcacttTAGGTGAACTTAGAAAATTTGtgtataaaataagtaaaaatcacatttttgaagATGGATATTATATAAGATTAGATATCCTAATGTATCTATGAATGACCATCAAAACTATAGATGAAACACAGTGGTAATTCTACAATAGTTTAGTGTAGCAAATGACTCATAGTTTTACCTATAAACATACTGACctaactaaaaatgaaaaattatattgatGCTGTGCAGATTTTTTTAACCAACTGAACTGAAATCGCATTAGATTACTGTTTACTTGGCTAGTTTGTGCCTGAACAACTTTTCTAATAAACAGGCACTTTACTAACAAGTAGGTTACACTTTCTTCAGTCAAAAACCCACAGTGCATTTGTTAGATAGCTGGAGGATCTGGACTCATTTCTCACATTAGCTTTCATCAACCAAGaccaatttctattttattttcacaatgtTTTTGACATAGACATTAGTAAACAATAAACTTTTCAAAACCTAGGAATGGAAAacaattaactttaaaattatcCAAGTCCTGAAAATACGGTTCTAAATATCTTATCTTGGTTTAATACAGTAACTTTTTGTTGCATAGACTGGACCAAAAGAGCAAaagtagaatatttttatttttaagtttaaaaaggtTTTGGGATTATAAAATCATGTAAATTGAGATTACCTCTAGAGTGTTTACAAGTATACATTTTGATCAGTAATAGTTTcatgagattaaaaaataaattacttaatttaTCACTCTTATAGGGACTAGGTGAATTTTCTTGATATCATCATATTCTTTAAATTGTTAATTAAACACACTGTCAGAATGGTTCATTCAAAAATAATTCCACTTCTTGTGCATCACAAAAAATCTTTGAGagctgcttttattttctttatatgtattgATTAGCACATTCCATGAACTTACATGTTTCTATAAATTGCACCCTGAAGCATGGGCATAGTGAGACAAGACGACTGTTATGAGGGCTATAATGCTCAGCCTGACACATACTGTGTTTGGCTGCTGGATAGATCCAAGAGGCTGTGCCTCTGAAGTGTTACCTATCACTAGTTgcttaagtgatcctaaaaggaaaacaaacatctTGTGCCTGAGAGCATTCTTGGATGGGCTCTAGGTAGCCAGTGAGttaagggaagcccttggtcctgctaagactgaacccccagtgaacgtgattgttgggggagggcggcaatggggggaggaaaacacccataaagaagggaggggagggactaggggatgtttgcctgaaaccgggaaagggaataacacccaaatgtaaataagaaatacttgcTAAATAATATTTTCAGTTATTCACATAATTTGTTCTCAGGActgtaatttttttgtcttttatgacTACAGAACAGAGTCTACGGATAGATGGAGAGGCTTAACCATTCCAGAGTCCCGGAATTTGTGCTACTTGGACTTACTGATTCTCCTGAGCTTCAGATATTCTTCTTTGtggcattttccattttttacttAATGACAATGCTTGGGAATTGCTTAATTCTGTTCACTGTCCTGTCTACCTCAAATCTCCACTCCCCCATGTTCTTCCTTCTCAGCAACCTTTCTCTGATTGACATATGCCTCTCCTCCTTTGCAACACCAAAGATGATCATGGACTTCTTTGCTCACCACAAGACTATTTCTTTTGAGGGGTGTATTTCTCAAATCTTTCTTTTGCATCTTTTCACTGGAACTGAAATTGTCCTGCTGATTTCCATGTCTTTTGACAGGTATATCGCCATATGTAAACCTCTCTACTACTCAACCATTATGAGCCAAAAAGTATGTGTTGGACTTGTAGTTACTTCTTGGATGGTAGGCTTCCTACACACAATGAGTCAACTAGTTTTTATCCTCTATTTACCCTTCTGTGGTCCAAATGTAGTAGACAGCTTCTTCTGTGACCTTCCTTTGGTAATCCAACTGGCTTGTATAGATACATATGTTCTTGGTATCTTTATGGTCTCAACCAGTGGTGTTATTGCTCTTATAAGTTTTCTGCTTTTGCTCACCTCCTACATTGTGGTGCTTGTCACCATCAGGGGCCACTCCTCAATTGGGTCATCTAAGGCTCTTTCCACCTGCACATCCCACTTCATAGTTGTGCTCATGTTCTTTGGACCATGCATTTTCATTTACATGTGGCCTTTTACAAACTTTCTGTTGGATAAAATTCTCTCTGTTTTCTACACCATCTTCACCCCTTTTCTGAATCCACTTATCTACACCTTGAGA encodes:
- the LOC116913785 gene encoding olfactory receptor 4K2-like isoform X2; translation: MERLNHSRVPEFVLLGLTDSPELQIFFFVAFSIFYLMTMLGNCLILFTVLSTSNLHSPMFFLLSNLSLIDICLSSFATPKMIMDFFAHHKTISFEGCISQIFLLHLFTGTEIVLLISMSFDRYIAICKPLYYSTIMSQKVCVGLVVTSWMVGFLHTMSQLVFILYLPFCGPNVVDSFFCDLPLVIQLACIDTYVLGIFMVSTSGVIALISFLLLLTSYIVVLVTIRGHSSIGSSKALSTCTSHFIVVLMFFGPCIFIYMWPFTNFLLDKILSVFYTIFTPFLNPLIYTLRNQEVRTAIQRVRSWNSHTTV
- the LOC116913785 gene encoding olfactory receptor 4K2-like isoform X1 — encoded protein: MERLNHSRVPEFVLLGLTDSPELQIFFFVAFSIFYLMTMLGNCLILFTVLSTSNLHSPMFFLLSNLSLIDICLSSFATPKMIMDFFAHHKTISFEGCISQIFLLHLFTGTEIVLLISMSFDRYIAICKPLYYSTIMSQKVCVGLVVTSWMVGFLHTMSQLVFILYLPFCGPNVVDSFFCDLPLVIQLACIDTYVLGIFMVSTSGVIALISFLLLLTSYIVVLVTIRGHSSIGSSKALSTCTSHFIVVLMFFGPCIFIYMWPFTNFLLDKILSVFYTIFTPFLNPLIYTLRNQEVRTAVKKKISNQYFSFGKINPHYTVKGLERSRE